The Candidatus Eisenbacteria bacterium nucleotide sequence CTCGCGTCGGGCGAGGCGTTCCATGTTCTTCAAAGCAACGATCTCATCCTCGCGGCCAACGCCAGCGTCTACTCGATCCCCTTCAAGCTGCAACGCCTCGGCGTACTCGGCATGCCTGCAACGCTCGCTCCTGTGCTCACCTGGCTTTACACCGCGCTTCTTGTCGGCGCAGTAGTCATCGTCGCGCGGCGCCACCGCGACTCCACCCTGGAACCCGTCGTTTGGCTGGGCATCCTAACCCTTGCCTCTTTGCGCAGCCCGGTCGCACCCAACGTCTACGTAAGCACCTCCGCGCTGTGGTTGCTCACACTGCTCGCGGTCGAGACCCGCGGCCGCGCTGTCGCTGTTGCCTTGCTGGTTGTCGCTTGGATCTGCATTAGCGTTCAACCGCCGCTGCCCGACCCGAAGGCCACCATCGCCCTGTGGATGTCTGGCCAGATCGCGATGCTCGTGCTCGGATTCTGGGTGCTCCTGCGCCGCACGACGGGCGCAGCGGAGTCGGAGCGACAACCGTGTTGATACCCGCTCGCCCTCGGTCGGCTGGCCTCCGTCCGGTGGCAACATCATGGGTTCTCCCAAGCCGGTGAAGGGTATCGCGGAACTCTGTCCGTCCATCAGCCGGTTGCAGCGGCCGCCGCTTCGCGCCGCCGCTGATGCTGAGCGCTAGGTCCACGGGCCTGACGTTCTTGACAAGTCCTGGAGTATGATGTATCGTCATACCCGGGAGGTGAAGGTATGGGCAAGGCGAAGATTGCCATCACGCTGGATGAGCGGACTGTCGGCCGAATCGATCGGCTGGTCCGTTCGCGAACGTACCCGAGCCGGAGTCGGGCAATTGCCGACGCGGTCGAGGAGAAGCTCGATCGGTTGGACCGGACCCGGTTGGCGCGGGAGAGTGCGAAACTGGATCCCGCGTTCGAGAAGGCATTGGCGGAGGAAGCGCCTTCGGAGGATCTGGAGGAATGGCCCGAATACTGAGGGGAGAGATTCGGTGGGCAGACCTGAATCCAGTTCGGGGGAGTGAGCAGGCCGGCCGTCGGCCTGTTCTCGTTTTGAGCCACGACGTCTTCAACGAGCGATCGGGAACGGTCATCGCCGTCGCGGTCACGAGCCAACCACAGCGTGCCGGTTTTCCCCTCACCCTGGAGCTGAAGTCCCGCGGCCTTCCCAAGCAGTCGTGGGTCAAGATCAGCCAGATCCGGACGCTGGCGGTGGAGCGGCTTGGGAGGCGTCTCGGCCGTGCCTCGCCGGAGGAGATCGCGCAAGTTGTGGATGGTCTGAACGAGATTGTCGGGACCTAACACTTATGGCTCCTCTCCGAAAAGTGTGGAAGGGTGTAACGTTTTGAATTGAAACGCGCACCGGGTATGCGGCAATCCTCCGTGGGTTGTGTATGGACTCACGAGAGGATGGCCGAGCCGATGCGCTTGGAAACATCTATCACAAGAGGGCTGGGACTGAAAGCCCATCGTACTCGGGAGGTCCTGGAAGAAGATGGGAAGCTCGTCGCGGAGATCGAGTGGATCGAGGGGAGGCTGCTGACCTGCAGCGGCCGTTCGCGGAAGGTACGGAGGCTGCATGCGCGGCAGCGGGCGAGGCGTGGACCGGTGAAGGGCTGAATCCGATGCCTCCCCCCTTCCCGCCCGACCGCTGAGTCGCGCACGCTAGCCTGGACTATGCACGCGTTTTCGTCGCGAGGACGTGGAGCGCGAGTCGAGAGGCCGACCTGGACGAGCCGCTCCCGGAAACGTAGTCTCGGCACTACGATGAGGAAGCGGCGACGGAAGGGAGGCCTCTTGAGGCCGCGATCCGCGGCCGCAGTAGGAAATGTGTGCATAGTCCAGGCTAGCAGGAACAGGAAATGCGCTGGCTCGGAATCGGTCTTGTCGTTGGAGCCTCTCTGACGGGCTGTGCCTCGAGCAGACCAGGGGCGACGGGCTCCCCGGAGGCGATCATCGAGTCATGGGAGACAGTGGACGTGGGGCCCATGAACGAGCGCATCGACGCCGCTGTTTCCGAGGGTGCCGAGTGGCCGAAGAGCCCTCTGAGTGCCACGGTTCAGCTTCTGGGGGGAGACGTCGACACCCGCATCTTGTCGCTGTTCGAGGAGAAGAACCGGGGCGAAGGAGCCGACACGACCGTCGTCGTTATCGTACGTGACGGGTTCCTCGATGACTCAGTTCGAGGGGACTGGCACCGAATCGTGTACGCACGTGGTGCCGACGGCATGTGGCGTGTCGCAAAGACCAGCCGCGCGTTCCGCTGTTGGCGTGGGCATCACCTGGAGACGTTCAGTTCGCAATGGTGTCCTTGATTGGGGGCCGGCTCGCTCGCATGCGACCGACGTCTCGGCGCTGTCACTCGCGATGCATGCGCCTTCGGCGGCCGCGCTCGCGCCGGCACCGGCCGCGGCTGATACGGAGGATCTCGGGGACACCATACCTATTTCGCCCGGCCAGCGATCGGGACAAGCCACGAATCGTCTCGAATTAGGTATCATGTCCCCGGAATAGCCCCGGAATAGCCCGGAGCCTGGGGAGGGAGAGATGTCAG carries:
- a CDS encoding ribbon-helix-helix protein, CopG family gives rise to the protein MGKAKIAITLDERTVGRIDRLVRSRTYPSRSRAIADAVEEKLDRLDRTRLARESAKLDPAFEKALAEEAPSEDLEEWPEY
- a CDS encoding type II toxin-antitoxin system PemK/MazF family toxin, translating into MARILRGEIRWADLNPVRGSEQAGRRPVLVLSHDVFNERSGTVIAVAVTSQPQRAGFPLTLELKSRGLPKQSWVKISQIRTLAVERLGRRLGRASPEEIAQVVDGLNEIVGT